In Flavobacterium endoglycinae, one DNA window encodes the following:
- a CDS encoding sensor histidine kinase — protein sequence MQENNTTTFIFLAILLLLIVIICIMMYQLMQAKKAKDDAEKSFYALEVKVNDLQLENLESKLNPHLFKNILNSIQSHAYQTYFALDKLANVLDYILYESKNKFVTAREEIDFALNLIEINKIKISPLFELKVKTNINKEDKLYDQPLMAPLISIDLIENAFKHADLQSPDAFISVVFEFKDNAFFMTVSNKISDKKVLKKERSGLGQATLEHRLRIIYKNNFKLDKFIENGVYIAHLKIDLLEYKTEMLASGR from the coding sequence ATGCAGGAAAACAATACGACAACTTTTATTTTTTTAGCAATCCTTTTATTGCTGATTGTCATTATTTGTATCATGATGTACCAGCTCATGCAGGCCAAAAAAGCAAAGGATGATGCCGAAAAAAGTTTCTACGCGCTCGAAGTAAAAGTAAATGATCTTCAGTTAGAAAACTTAGAGTCAAAACTCAATCCGCATTTGTTTAAAAATATTTTAAATTCAATTCAGTCGCATGCTTACCAAACGTATTTTGCACTCGATAAACTCGCAAATGTTCTGGATTATATTTTGTATGAAAGCAAAAATAAATTTGTCACAGCGAGAGAAGAAATTGATTTTGCGTTGAATTTAATTGAAATCAACAAAATTAAAATCAGTCCGCTTTTTGAGTTGAAGGTTAAAACCAATATTAATAAAGAAGATAAATTATACGATCAGCCTTTGATGGCGCCTTTGATTTCAATTGATCTCATAGAAAACGCTTTTAAACACGCCGATCTGCAAAGTCCAGATGCTTTTATTTCGGTTGTGTTTGAGTTTAAAGACAATGCTTTTTTTATGACGGTTTCGAATAAAATTTCAGATAAAAAGGTTTTGAAAAAAGAACGAAGCGGATTAGGTCAAGCCACACTCGAACATCGTTTGCGCATCATTTACAAGAATAATTTTAAACTGGATAAGTTTATAGAAAATGGTGTATATATTGCTCATCTAAAAATAGATTTACTTGAATACAAAACTGAAATGCTTGCTTCTGGACGATGA
- a CDS encoding efflux RND transporter permease subunit has protein sequence MKNTIQVGFWEKLARIILKNRITILIILAALTIFLGFQWKNLSMTYTEANLLPKDHIANKEYQKFLDKFGEEGNLVVIGFQDKNFFTPKNYAAWNELMTGLKKSKEVDLVVSLNDLKKLEKDTVNEKFVLTPFIDQSKTLDPAYLKSVQYDLFHNLPFYEGLLFNKESGSVRSAIYINKALVNTPERKTFILENLVPKINKFEKTTGIDLKVSGMPYIRTINADDMKGEIGLFIGAALLTVSLIFFFFFRSFRATFISICILIVGVIWSFGTLGLFGYKITILTAIIPPLIIVIGITNCIFLINKYQQEIKLHNNQAKALQRVISKIGVSTLMTNLTTAIGFATFMITGNDLLFEFGMVTSINVISVYLLTLFIVPIIYSFLPLPKEKHLYHLTKTYISTLLNVVENLVKTKRRFVYIIYGLLLVFSVIGVSQMKVSGSLIGEMPKSASFFKDILFYEKEFNGVMPLEIMIDTKKKKGVMKASTIRKMDELQNTIAEIPELAKPVSVVNLVKYSKQAFYNGNPEYYQLPTSQEQTFILSYAKNATKNSKENLMKSYVDSTGQYARITTFMKDIGTDEMAKVEKKLHSKIDEIFPKDRFEVTVTGKALVFQKGTSYLVDNLIESLIFAILTIAVLILYLFRSFKMVMASVITNILPLCITSGLMGYFGIPLKPSTILVFSIAFGISVDNAIQFMAKYRHDLLQSGGKVKKSVFSALRETGISTFYTSVVLILGFATFTLSSFSGTIALGGLISCTLAFAMFANLVVLPSLVLTFEKKKTKKEDLENLEK, from the coding sequence ATGAAAAACACTATTCAAGTTGGATTTTGGGAAAAACTAGCCCGAATTATACTTAAAAACAGAATAACAATTCTGATTATCCTTGCTGCTTTAACCATTTTTCTTGGTTTTCAGTGGAAAAACCTTTCTATGACTTATACTGAAGCAAACCTGCTTCCAAAAGATCATATCGCTAATAAAGAATATCAAAAATTCTTAGACAAATTTGGTGAAGAAGGAAATCTTGTTGTTATTGGTTTTCAAGATAAAAACTTTTTTACTCCTAAAAATTATGCGGCTTGGAATGAGTTAATGACAGGTTTAAAAAAATCAAAAGAAGTTGATTTAGTGGTTTCTTTAAATGATTTAAAAAAACTGGAAAAAGACACCGTTAACGAAAAATTTGTCTTAACGCCATTTATTGATCAAAGCAAAACCTTAGATCCTGCGTACTTAAAAAGTGTTCAGTATGATTTATTTCATAACCTGCCTTTTTACGAAGGACTTTTATTTAATAAAGAAAGTGGAAGTGTACGTTCTGCTATTTACATTAACAAAGCGCTGGTAAATACGCCTGAAAGAAAAACTTTTATACTTGAAAATTTAGTTCCGAAAATCAACAAGTTCGAAAAAACAACCGGAATTGATTTGAAGGTTTCCGGAATGCCGTACATCAGAACCATCAATGCTGACGACATGAAAGGCGAAATCGGACTTTTCATTGGTGCGGCTTTATTGACTGTTTCATTGATTTTCTTTTTCTTTTTCCGTTCGTTCAGAGCCACTTTTATTTCGATTTGTATTTTAATTGTCGGCGTAATCTGGTCCTTCGGAACACTTGGATTGTTTGGCTACAAAATCACGATTTTAACAGCAATCATTCCACCGCTGATTATTGTAATCGGAATTACAAACTGTATTTTCTTAATTAATAAATACCAGCAGGAAATTAAATTGCATAACAATCAGGCGAAAGCCTTGCAGCGTGTTATTTCTAAAATTGGAGTTTCGACTTTAATGACGAATCTAACAACGGCAATTGGTTTTGCAACATTCATGATTACAGGAAACGATTTGCTTTTCGAATTCGGAATGGTGACTTCAATCAACGTGATTTCTGTTTATTTACTGACACTTTTTATCGTGCCGATTATTTACAGTTTTCTGCCGCTTCCAAAAGAAAAACACTTATACCATTTAACGAAAACTTATATTTCAACTTTATTAAATGTGGTTGAAAATTTGGTAAAAACAAAGCGCAGATTCGTTTACATCATTTACGGTTTACTTTTAGTTTTCAGTGTCATTGGAGTTTCGCAAATGAAAGTTTCAGGAAGTTTAATTGGCGAAATGCCAAAAAGCGCTTCTTTCTTTAAAGATATTTTATTTTACGAAAAAGAATTCAACGGAGTTATGCCTTTGGAAATCATGATTGATACCAAAAAGAAAAAAGGCGTTATGAAAGCTTCTACGATTCGTAAAATGGACGAGTTGCAAAATACAATTGCTGAAATTCCAGAATTGGCAAAGCCAGTTTCTGTAGTGAATTTGGTTAAATATTCGAAACAAGCTTTCTACAACGGAAATCCAGAATATTACCAATTGCCAACTTCGCAAGAGCAGACTTTCATTTTAAGTTATGCTAAAAATGCAACGAAAAACAGCAAAGAAAATCTAATGAAATCGTATGTTGATTCGACTGGACAATATGCCCGAATCACCACTTTCATGAAAGATATTGGAACGGATGAAATGGCGAAAGTGGAGAAAAAATTACATTCTAAAATTGATGAAATTTTCCCAAAAGACCGTTTTGAAGTTACCGTTACTGGAAAAGCATTAGTATTCCAAAAAGGAACTTCATATTTGGTTGACAACTTAATCGAATCCTTAATTTTCGCAATTTTAACGATTGCTGTTCTGATTTTGTATTTATTCCGTTCTTTCAAAATGGTAATGGCTTCGGTAATTACGAATATTTTACCACTTTGCATTACGTCTGGATTAATGGGTTATTTTGGAATTCCGTTAAAACCCTCAACAATTTTAGTATTCAGTATTGCATTCGGAATCTCGGTTGATAATGCGATTCAGTTTATGGCAAAATACCGACATGACTTGCTACAAAGCGGCGGAAAAGTGAAGAAATCGGTTTTCAGTGCTTTAAGAGAAACTGGAATCAGTACTTTTTATACTTCCGTGGTTTTGATTTTAGGTTTTGCAACTTTTACCTTATCAAGTTTCAGCGGAACGATTGCTTTAGGAGGATTGATTTCTTGTACTTTAGCATTTGCGATGTTTGCTAACTTAGTGGTATTACCTTCTTTAGTTTTGACTTTTGAGAAGAAAAAAACTAAGAAAGAGGATTTGGAAAATTTGGAAAAATAA
- the rpoN gene encoding RNA polymerase factor sigma-54 — MLKQFLNLKLSQKLSPQQIQLMKLIQLPTQAFEQRLLEEMNENPALEAGKEDEYEADEYANEDYDDYDDAESDRIEADDINIDEYLSDDDTPDYKTQVNNYSDDEERETPFAAPISFHQDLINQLNTFILNDEEREIAEFLVGSIDDMGYIRRSIPDIVDDMAFTQGIYTDEAMVEKMMTVIHELEPSGVGARDLQECLLLQLKHKTPTEYVDLAIDIIENQFDAFTKKHYDKLLQKYGVSNEQLKKAIHEIERLNPKPGGSFTGNNKVTENIVPDFAIRIIDGELELTLNGRNAPSLHVSKDYQEMMQTYKDSRDKSAAQKDAVQFIKQKLDSAKWFIDAIRQRQETLFVTMNAIMHYQEEYFLDGDETKLKPMILKDIADMVGLDISTISRVANSKYVETPYGTKLIKEFFSEAMKNDQGEDVSTLEIKKILQNTIEEEDKRKPLPDDQLAEILKEKGYPIARRTIAKYREQLDIPVARMRKKI, encoded by the coding sequence ATGCTAAAGCAATTTTTAAATTTAAAATTATCCCAAAAATTATCTCCACAGCAAATTCAGCTGATGAAGTTAATTCAATTGCCTACGCAAGCTTTTGAACAACGTTTATTAGAAGAAATGAACGAAAATCCAGCACTTGAAGCTGGAAAAGAAGATGAATACGAAGCTGACGAATATGCTAATGAAGACTACGACGATTATGATGATGCAGAATCTGATAGAATCGAAGCAGACGATATTAACATTGACGAATACTTAAGCGACGACGATACGCCTGATTATAAAACTCAGGTAAACAATTATAGTGACGACGAGGAACGCGAAACACCATTTGCGGCTCCAATTAGTTTTCATCAGGATTTAATCAATCAGTTGAATACTTTTATTTTGAATGATGAAGAGCGCGAAATCGCTGAATTCTTAGTAGGAAGTATTGATGACATGGGTTACATCCGCAGAAGCATTCCGGATATTGTAGACGATATGGCTTTTACTCAGGGAATTTATACTGATGAAGCAATGGTCGAAAAAATGATGACGGTAATTCATGAACTAGAACCTTCGGGAGTTGGTGCACGTGATTTGCAGGAATGTTTATTGCTTCAGTTAAAGCACAAAACACCAACCGAATATGTTGATTTAGCGATTGACATCATTGAAAATCAGTTTGATGCTTTCACGAAAAAACATTACGACAAACTCCTTCAAAAATACGGCGTTTCAAACGAACAGCTTAAAAAAGCAATTCATGAAATTGAAAGACTAAATCCAAAACCGGGCGGTTCTTTCACTGGAAATAATAAAGTAACTGAAAATATAGTTCCCGATTTCGCCATCAGAATTATTGACGGTGAACTGGAATTAACTTTAAACGGACGTAATGCTCCTTCCCTGCACGTTTCTAAAGACTATCAGGAAATGATGCAGACCTATAAAGATTCCAGAGATAAATCGGCGGCACAAAAAGATGCGGTTCAGTTTATCAAACAAAAACTGGATTCGGCAAAATGGTTTATCGATGCGATTAGACAGCGTCAGGAAACTCTTTTTGTTACTATGAATGCGATTATGCATTATCAGGAAGAATATTTCTTAGACGGTGACGAAACCAAACTAAAACCAATGATCCTAAAAGACATTGCCGATATGGTAGGTTTGGATATTTCAACAATCTCACGTGTGGCCAACAGCAAATATGTTGAAACCCCATACGGAACCAAACTGATTAAAGAATTCTTCTCTGAAGCTATGAAAAATGATCAAGGTGAAGATGTTTCAACTCTTGAAATCAAAAAGATTCTTCAAAATACTATTGAGGAAGAAGACAAGAGAAAACCGCTTCCAGACGATCAATTGGCAGAAATCCTAAAAGAAAAAGGATATCCAATTGCGAGAAGAACCATTGCTAAATACCGTGAACAGCTTGATATTCCGGTAGCAAGAATGAGAAAGAAAATTTAA
- a CDS encoding LytR/AlgR family response regulator transcription factor encodes MNTKLKCLLLDDEIPGLTYLKMLCEQIPELEIVKTYNNPEKLLSDVSNLDFDLLISDIEMPGIDGLHLAEKLQDKLVIFCTAYKEYAAEAFNIDAVDYITKPVKLERLQKAITKAFERFDKSDSAKKFIQLNTDKGKTLLYFNKIQYIKTALSDSRDKTVLMADGSFLNLKNVKFDTLLKELPETDFCRVNKKEIVAVKAIKFFNHNEIVLHHVEENHKNTTLILSETYRSDFLRKVKI; translated from the coding sequence TTGAATACAAAACTGAAATGCTTGCTTCTGGACGATGAGATTCCGGGATTGACCTACCTAAAAATGCTTTGCGAACAAATTCCAGAACTGGAAATCGTAAAGACATACAACAATCCTGAGAAACTTTTATCTGATGTTTCTAATCTTGATTTCGATTTATTGATTTCGGATATAGAAATGCCGGGTATTGATGGTCTGCATCTGGCTGAAAAACTACAAGACAAACTGGTGATTTTTTGCACGGCATATAAAGAATATGCGGCAGAAGCTTTTAATATTGATGCGGTCGATTATATTACAAAACCCGTAAAATTAGAACGTCTGCAAAAAGCCATTACAAAAGCTTTTGAACGTTTTGATAAATCAGATTCGGCTAAAAAATTCATTCAGTTAAATACTGATAAAGGAAAGACGCTGTTGTATTTCAATAAAATTCAATACATTAAAACAGCTCTAAGTGACAGCCGTGATAAAACGGTTTTAATGGCTGATGGCAGTTTTCTGAATTTAAAAAATGTAAAATTTGATACGCTTTTAAAAGAACTTCCCGAAACTGATTTCTGCCGTGTCAATAAAAAAGAAATTGTGGCCGTAAAAGCCATTAAGTTTTTTAATCATAACGAAATTGTCCTTCATCATGTTGAAGAAAACCACAAAAACACGACTCTGATTTTAAGCGAAACCTATCGTTCTGATTTTTTGAGAAAGGTAAAAATATAA
- a CDS encoding cation:proton antiporter produces the protein MNKFKNSLFYVTVIGGFTALMYWIITKGAALETGREIVKKQVESNHWNDFLNSMVQNLQHPLAILLAQIVTIILTARLFGWFFRKIGQPSVIGEMIAGIVLGPSLVGMYFPEFSAALFPKESLGNLQFLSQIGLILFMFVIGMELDLKVLKNKAHDAVVISHASIVIPFTLGVTLAYFIYETFAPKGVEFSSFGLFMGIAMSITAFPVLARIVQERGMQKTKLGTIAITCAAADDVTAWCILAVVIAIVKAGSLSSSLYVIGMAVLYVIIMLKIVRPFLKRVGDLNATRESLNKPVVAIFFITLLISSYASELIGIHALFGAFLAGAIMPENNKFRNIFIEKVEDVSIIVLLPLFFVFTGLRTQIGLLNDPELWKITGLIIAVAVIGKFFGSALAAKFVGQNWKDSLAIGALMNTRGLMELVVLNIGYDLGVLSTEVFTMMVIMALVTTFMTGPALDFIGFLFKDKITAIPQEIGNKSKYKVLLSFATPERGKKLLKIANSLVKKQQDNSIVTAMHLSLSTEIHSFDVKEHERKMLVPVVDESHKLNQNMVSLFKVSNDIDTDIVDAANQGEYDLLLVGLGQSIFDGTLLGKILGFTTRIVNPDRLIDKFTGKEGLFENNPFDERTRHILAKTKMPVGIFIDKNLEEVNQVFIPVFTKEDAFLIEYAKKLINNNGSQIIVLDASGEVKNTREIQETIRSIEQIAPNHIMIMHDRTLKKEFLESQDLMMISLESWKKLIESQSTWLNNTPSVLILKP, from the coding sequence ATGAACAAGTTTAAAAACTCTTTATTCTACGTTACAGTGATTGGTGGTTTTACAGCGCTGATGTATTGGATTATTACAAAAGGAGCGGCTCTCGAAACTGGACGTGAAATTGTAAAAAAGCAAGTAGAAAGCAACCACTGGAATGACTTTTTAAATTCGATGGTGCAAAATCTTCAGCATCCTCTGGCAATTTTACTGGCTCAAATTGTAACGATTATTCTAACGGCACGTTTGTTCGGATGGTTTTTTAGAAAAATTGGACAACCTTCTGTAATTGGTGAAATGATTGCCGGAATTGTTTTAGGGCCTTCTTTAGTTGGAATGTACTTTCCAGAATTTTCAGCGGCTTTATTCCCAAAAGAATCTTTAGGAAATCTCCAGTTTTTAAGCCAGATTGGTTTAATTCTTTTCATGTTTGTGATTGGAATGGAATTAGACTTGAAAGTTTTAAAAAACAAAGCACACGATGCGGTGGTTATCAGCCATGCGAGTATCGTAATTCCGTTTACATTGGGAGTTACATTAGCTTATTTTATTTATGAAACTTTTGCTCCAAAAGGTGTTGAATTTTCTTCTTTTGGTTTGTTTATGGGAATTGCCATGAGTATTACCGCTTTTCCTGTTTTAGCCAGAATTGTTCAAGAAAGAGGCATGCAGAAAACCAAACTTGGAACGATTGCCATTACTTGCGCTGCGGCAGATGATGTTACCGCTTGGTGTATTCTGGCAGTTGTAATCGCGATCGTAAAAGCAGGTTCACTTTCAAGTTCTTTATATGTAATTGGAATGGCGGTTTTATATGTGATTATCATGCTGAAAATCGTTCGCCCGTTCCTAAAAAGAGTAGGAGATTTGAATGCAACGCGCGAAAGTTTAAACAAACCAGTTGTTGCGATTTTCTTTATTACGCTTTTAATTTCGTCTTATGCTTCAGAATTAATCGGAATTCATGCTTTGTTTGGCGCTTTCCTTGCAGGTGCAATTATGCCGGAAAACAATAAATTCAGAAATATATTTATTGAAAAAGTAGAAGATGTTTCGATCATTGTATTATTACCATTATTCTTTGTATTTACAGGTTTGCGAACGCAGATTGGTCTTTTGAATGATCCTGAATTATGGAAAATTACAGGATTGATTATCGCAGTTGCTGTAATTGGTAAATTCTTTGGAAGCGCGTTGGCGGCAAAATTTGTGGGGCAAAATTGGAAAGACAGTCTGGCAATTGGAGCTCTTATGAATACTCGTGGTTTAATGGAACTTGTAGTTTTAAATATTGGTTATGATCTAGGCGTTTTATCTACAGAAGTTTTTACCATGATGGTAATTATGGCTCTTGTGACTACTTTTATGACTGGACCTGCTCTGGATTTTATCGGATTTCTATTTAAAGATAAAATAACAGCTATTCCGCAGGAAATTGGCAATAAAAGCAAATACAAAGTGCTGCTTTCTTTCGCAACACCTGAAAGAGGTAAAAAGCTGTTGAAAATTGCTAATAGTTTAGTGAAAAAACAACAAGACAATTCTATTGTTACTGCCATGCATTTGTCTTTAAGTACCGAAATACATTCGTTTGATGTAAAAGAACACGAACGCAAAATGCTGGTTCCGGTTGTTGATGAATCTCATAAACTGAATCAGAATATGGTAAGTCTATTTAAAGTGTCTAATGATATTGATACCGATATTGTCGATGCTGCGAATCAAGGGGAATATGATTTATTACTGGTTGGTTTGGGACAATCGATTTTTGACGGAACATTGCTTGGAAAGATTCTTGGTTTTACAACCCGAATTGTAAATCCAGATCGTTTGATTGATAAGTTTACTGGAAAAGAAGGTTTGTTTGAAAATAATCCTTTTGATGAAAGAACCCGTCATATTCTTGCGAAAACAAAAATGCCGGTTGGTATTTTCATTGATAAGAATTTAGAAGAAGTTAATCAGGTATTTATTCCCGTTTTTACCAAAGAAGATGCTTTTTTAATTGAATATGCCAAGAAATTAATCAATAATAATGGTTCACAAATTATCGTTCTTGATGCGAGTGGCGAAGTGAAAAATACACGCGAAATTCAGGAAACAATACGTTCTATCGAACAGATTGCTCCAAATCACATTATGATTATGCACGACAGAACGCTTAAAAAAGAATTTTTAGAAAGCCAGGATTTAATGATGATTAGTTTAGAAAGCTGGAAAAAGCTTATAGAATCTCAAAGTACATGGCTGAATAATACGCCTTCGGTTTTGATTCTTAAACCTTAG
- a CDS encoding thymidine kinase — MFLENTVNHKEQFGWIEVICGSMFSGKTEELIRRLKRAQFAKQRVEIFKPAIDTRYHDEMVVSHDSNEIRSTPVPAAANISILAQGCDVVGIDEAQFFDDEIVTVCNDLANRGVRVIVAGLDMDFKGNPFGPMPALMATAEYVTKVHAVCTRTGNLANYSFRKTDNDKLVMLGETEEYEPLSRAAYFNAMKKSQEK, encoded by the coding sequence ATGTTTCTCGAAAATACAGTAAATCACAAAGAACAATTTGGTTGGATTGAAGTTATTTGTGGGTCAATGTTTTCGGGTAAAACCGAGGAGTTAATCCGCAGATTAAAGCGCGCGCAGTTTGCCAAACAAAGAGTTGAAATTTTTAAACCCGCAATCGATACCCGTTATCATGACGAAATGGTGGTGTCTCACGATTCTAATGAAATTCGTTCGACACCAGTTCCGGCTGCTGCCAATATTTCTATTTTGGCGCAGGGATGTGATGTGGTAGGAATTGATGAAGCTCAGTTTTTTGATGATGAAATTGTAACCGTATGCAATGATCTTGCTAATCGCGGTGTTCGTGTAATTGTTGCTGGACTGGATATGGATTTTAAAGGAAATCCTTTCGGGCCAATGCCTGCTCTTATGGCTACAGCCGAATATGTTACGAAAGTTCACGCAGTCTGCACCCGAACTGGAAATCTGGCAAACTATAGTTTTCGTAAAACGGATAATGACAAATTGGTTATGCTTGGAGAAACGGAAGAATACGAGCCGTTAAGCCGCGCAGCATATTTTAATGCAATGAAAAAAAGTCAGGAAAAGTAA
- the asnS gene encoding asparagine--tRNA ligase — MKHTKVRDLLNSTTTLQEVNAKGWVRTFRNNQFIALNDGSTINNIQCVVDFENTPEETLKRITTGAAVSVIGTLVESKGAGQKYEIQVSKLEILGDSDAEKFPMQPKKHSLEFLRENAHLRVRTNAFGAIMRVRSVLSYAVHKYFQDKGFVYVNTPIITGADAEGAGEMFQVTSLPLDNLPKNEEGNIDFKKDFFGKHTNLTVSGQLEGETFAMALGQIYTFGPTFRAENSNTSRHLAEFWMIEPEVAFNDLDDNMDLAEDFIQYVIKYALDHCKDDLKFLEGRLLEEEKSKPQAERSEMALLEKLNFVLENNFKRVSYTEAIDILRDSTPNKKKKFQYLINEWGADLQSEHERYLVEKHFKCPVILYDYPANIKAFYMRLNDNTEPGRETVRAMDILFPGIGEIVGGSEREERYDVLVQKMEALGIDKEELYWYLDTRRFGSATHAGFGLGFERLVLFVTGMTNIRDVIPFPRTPGSAEF, encoded by the coding sequence ATGAAACACACAAAAGTTAGAGACTTATTAAACAGTACGACGACGTTACAGGAAGTGAATGCAAAAGGTTGGGTGAGAACTTTTAGAAATAATCAGTTCATCGCTTTAAATGACGGTTCTACAATTAATAATATTCAATGTGTTGTTGATTTTGAAAATACACCAGAAGAGACTTTAAAAAGAATCACGACTGGAGCTGCAGTTTCTGTAATTGGAACTTTAGTTGAAAGTAAAGGTGCGGGTCAGAAATACGAAATTCAGGTTTCTAAATTGGAAATCCTTGGAGATTCTGATGCTGAGAAATTCCCAATGCAGCCTAAAAAACACTCTTTAGAATTTTTACGTGAAAATGCTCACTTACGCGTGCGTACAAATGCTTTTGGTGCTATTATGCGTGTGCGTTCGGTATTGTCTTACGCAGTTCACAAATATTTTCAGGATAAAGGTTTCGTATATGTAAACACACCAATTATTACTGGAGCTGATGCTGAAGGTGCTGGAGAAATGTTCCAAGTAACATCTTTACCGCTTGACAATCTTCCTAAAAATGAAGAAGGAAACATCGATTTCAAAAAAGATTTCTTTGGAAAACATACCAACTTAACGGTTTCTGGACAATTAGAAGGAGAAACTTTTGCTATGGCTTTGGGTCAGATTTATACTTTTGGACCAACATTTAGAGCAGAAAACTCAAACACTTCTCGTCACTTGGCAGAATTCTGGATGATTGAGCCTGAAGTTGCTTTCAACGACCTTGACGATAACATGGACTTAGCTGAAGATTTTATTCAGTATGTAATTAAATATGCTTTAGACCACTGTAAAGACGATTTGAAATTCTTAGAAGGAAGACTTCTTGAAGAAGAAAAATCAAAACCACAGGCAGAAAGAAGCGAAATGGCGTTGCTAGAAAAACTAAACTTCGTTTTAGAAAACAACTTCAAACGTGTTTCTTACACGGAAGCTATTGACATTTTAAGAGATTCAACTCCAAATAAAAAGAAGAAATTCCAATACCTAATCAACGAATGGGGAGCTGATTTACAATCAGAGCACGAGCGTTATTTGGTGGAGAAACACTTTAAATGTCCGGTAATTTTATACGATTACCCAGCAAATATTAAAGCGTTTTACATGCGTTTGAACGACAACACAGAACCAGGAAGAGAAACGGTTCGTGCAATGGACATCCTTTTCCCTGGAATTGGAGAAATCGTAGGTGGTTCTGAAAGAGAAGAGCGTTACGATGTTCTGGTTCAGAAAATGGAAGCGCTAGGAATTGACAAAGAAGAATTATATTGGTATTTAGATACCAGAAGATTCGGTTCTGCAACACACGCAGGTTTCGGTTTAGGATTTGAGCGTTTGGTATTGTTTGTAACAGGAATGACAAACATTAGAGACGTAATTCCTTTCCCAAGAACGCCTGGTAGCGCAGAGTTTTAA